In the Apteryx mantelli isolate bAptMan1 chromosome 1, bAptMan1.hap1, whole genome shotgun sequence genome, one interval contains:
- the LOC106488347 gene encoding histone H4: protein MSGRGKGGKGLGKGGAKRHRKVLRDNIQGITKPAIRRLARRGGVKRISGLIYEETRGVLKVFLENVIRDAVTYTEHAKRKTVTAMDVVYALKRQGRTLYGFGG from the coding sequence ATGTCTGGCAGAGGCAAGGGCGGGAAGGGGCTCGGCAAGGGGGGCGCTAAGCGCCATCGCAAGGTGCTGCGCGACAACATCCAGGGCATCACCAAGCCGGCCATCCGGCGCCTggctcggcgcggcggcgtgAAGCGCATCTCGGGCCTCATCTACGAGGAGACGCGCGGCGTGCTGAAGGTGTTCCTGGAGAACGTGATCCGTGATGCTGTCACCTACACGGAGCACGCCAAGCGCAAGACGGTTACGGCCATGGACGTGGTGTACGCCCTGAAGCGCCAGGGACGCACTCTGTACGGTTTCGGCGGTTAA
- the LOC106488335 gene encoding histone H3, with product MARTKQTARKSTGGKAPRKQLATKAARKSAPATGGVKKPHRYRPGTVALREIRRYQKSTELLIRKLPFQRLVREIAQDFKTDLRFQSSAVMALQEASEAYLVGLFEDTNLCAIHAKRVTIMPKDIQLARRIRGERA from the coding sequence ATGGCGCGGACGAAGCAGACGGCGCGGAAGTCGACGGGCGGGAAGGCGCCGCGCAAGCAGCTGGCCACCAAGGCGGCCCGCAAGAGCGCGCCGGCCACGGGCGGCGTGAAGAAGCCGCACCGCTACCGGCCCGGCACGGTGGCGCTGCGCGAGATCCGGCGCTACCAGAAGTCGACAGAGCTGCTGATCCGCAAGCTGCCCTTCCAGCGCCTGGTGCGCGAGATCGCGCAGGACTTCAAGACGGACCTGCGCTTCCAGAGCTCGGCCGTCATGGCGCTGCAGGAGGCGAGCGAGGCCTACCTGGTGGGGCTCTTCGAGGACACCAACCTGTGCGCCATCCACGCCAAGCGCGTCACCATCATGCCCAAGGACATCCAGCTCGCCCGCCGCATCCGCGGCGAGCGCGCCTGA